A DNA window from Camelina sativa cultivar DH55 chromosome 13, Cs, whole genome shotgun sequence contains the following coding sequences:
- the LOC104735512 gene encoding alpha-mannosidase 2 isoform X3 produces the protein MPFSSYIGNTRRSSTSGVGGGSGSGWGHSLLPTALSKSKLAINRKPRKRTVVMNFLFANFFVIALVISLLFFFLTLFHFGVPGPFSSRFLTSRSNRIVKPRKNIYRRPLNDSNSGGAVVDITTKDLYDRIEFLDVDGGPWKQGWRVTYKGDEWDKEKLKIFVVPHSHNDPGWKLTVEEYYQRQSRHILDTIVETLSKDSRRKFIWEEMSYLERWWRDASPNKQEALTNLVKNGQLEIVGGGWVMNDEANSHYFAIIEQIAEGNMWLNDTIGVIPKNSWAIDPFGYSSTMAYLLRRMGFENMLIQRTHYELKKDLALHKNLEYIWRQSWDAMETTDIFVHMMPFYSYDIPHTCGPEPAVCCQFDFARMQGFKYELCPWGKHPVETTQENVQERALKLLDQYRKKSSLYRTNTLLIPLGDDFRYISIDEAEAQFRNYQLLFDHINSNPSLNAEAKFGTLEDYFRTLREEADRVNYSLPGEVGSGQVVGFPSLSGDFFTYADRQQDYWSGYYVSRPFFKAVDRVLEHTLRGAEIMMSFVLGYCHRIQCEKFPTSFSYKLTAARRNLALFQHHDGVTGTAKDYVVQDYGTRMHTSLQDLQIFMSKAIEVLLGIRHEKDKSDQSPSFFEAEQVRSKYDARPVHKPIAAREGNSHTVILFNPSEQTREEVVTVVVNRAEISVLDSNWTCVPSQIAPEVQHDNTKLFTGRHRLYWKASIPALGLRTYYIANGNVECEKATQSKLKYASEFDQFPCPAPYSCSKLDSDVTEIQNEHQTLVFDVKNGLLRKIVHRNGSETVVGEEIGMYSSPESGAYLFKPNGEAQPIVQPGGHIVTSEGLLVQEVFSYPKTRYEKSPLSHKTRLYTGGNTLQDLVVEIEYHVELLGKDFNDQELIVRYKTDVDNKKVFYSDLNGFQMSRRETYDKIPLQGNYYPMPSLAFIQGSNGQRFSVHSRQSLGVASLREGWLEIMLDRRLVRDDGRGLGQGVMDNRAMTVVFHLLVESNISQSDHTSNPNPRNPSLLSHLVGAHLNYPINTFIAKKPQDISVRGPQYGSFAPLAKPLPCDLHIVNFKVPRPSKYSQQSEEDKPRFALILNRRAWDSAYFRDDGPNCTSVANEPVNFSDMFKDLAATKVKPTSLNLLQEDMEILGYDDQEPTRDGSSPREGRVSISPMEIRAYKLELRPHK, from the exons ATGCCGTTCTCCTCCTACATCGGCAACACGCGCCGTAGCTCCACCAGCGGAGTCGGCGGCGGAAGCGGCAGCGGATGGGGTCACTCACTCCTCCCAACAGCCTTATCGAAGTCAAAACTAGCGATCAATCGAAAGCCACGAAAACGAACAGTCGTAATGAATTTCTTATTCGCAAACTTCTTCGTCATCGCACTCGTCATCtcactcctcttcttcttccttactCTCTTCCACTTCGGCGTACCTGGACCGTTCTCCTCACGTTTCTTAACCTCCAGATCCAATCGGATCGTGAAGCCACGGAAGAATATATATCGACGGCCTTTAAACGATTCCAATTCAGGAGGCGCCGTAGTTGATATCACTACCAAAGATCTGTACGACAGGATTGAGTTTCTTGATGTAGATGGTGGTCCGTGGAAACAAGGTTGGAGAGTTACGTATAAAGGCGATGAGTGGGACAAAGAGAAGCTTAAAATCTTCGTTGTGCCTCACTCTCATAACGATCCTGGTTGGAAATTAACTGTGGAGGAGTATTATCAGAGACAATCTAGGCATATTTTGGACACCATTGTTGAGACTTTATCTAAG GATTCGAGAAGAAAGTTTATATGGGAGGAGATGTCATATCTGGAGAGATGGTGGAGAGATGCTTCGCCCAATAAACAGGAAGCTTTGACTAACTTGGTCAAGAATGGGCAGTTAGAGATCGTTGGAGGTGGCTGGGTAATGAATGATGAG GCTAATTCACACTATTTTGCCATAATTGAACAG ATCGCAGAGGGTAATATGTGGCTGAATGACACAATTGGGGTTATTCCTAAGAATTCTTGGGCCATAGATCCTTTTGGCTATTCATCAACCATGGCTTATCTCCTCCGCCGTATGGGTTTTGAAAACATGCTGATTCAGAGAACTCATTACGAGCTTAAGAAAGACCTTGCACTGCATAAGAATCTGGAATATATTTGGCGTCAGAGTTGGGACGCTATGGAAACAACTGATATTTTTGTTCACATGATGCCTTTTTATTCATACGATATCCCACACACGTGTGGACCAGAGCCTGCAGTTTGCTGTCAGTTTGATTTTGCTCGGATGCAGGGATTTAAGTATGAACTTTGTCCATGGGGAAAGCACCCAGTGGAGACTACACAAGAAAATGTGCAGGAGAGGGCATTAAAGCTTCTGGATCAGTACAGGAAAAAATCCTCCCTTTATAGAACAAATACCCTTCTTATACCTCTTGGAGATGATTTTAGGTACATCAGTATTGATGAAGCCGAAGCTCAGTTTCGTAACTACCAGCTGTTGTTTGATCACATCAACTCGAATCCTAGTCTAAATGCAGAGGCAAAGTTTGGTACTTTAGAGGATTATTTCAGAACACTCCGAGAAGAAGCTGACAGAGTAAATTACTCTCTTCCTGGTGAGGTTGGCTCTGGTCAGGTTGTTGGTTTCCCTTCTCTGTCAGGTGACTTTTTTACATATGCAGATAGGCAACAAGACTATTGGAGTGGTTATTATGTTTCAAGGCCTTTCTTCAAAGCTGTTGATCGTGTGCTCGAGCATACCCTTCGTGGAGCTGAGATCATGATGTCGTTTGTGTTAGGTTATTGCCATCGAATTCAGTGTGAGAAATTCCCAACTAGCTTTTCGTATAAGCTAACTGCTGCAAGAAGAAATCTAGCTCTTTTCCAGCACCATGATGGGGTAACAGGAACTGCTAAGGATTACGTGGTACAAGATTACGGCACACGGATGCATACTTCATTGCAAGACCTTCAGATCTTTATGTCTAAGGCAATAGAAGTTCTTCTTGGGATCCGTCACGAGAAAGACAAATCTGATCAATCTCCATCATTTTTCGAGGCAGAGCAAGTGAGATCGAAGTATGATGCTCGGCCGGTTCACAAGCCAATTGCTGCGCGGGAAGGGAATTCACACACTGTTATACTCTTCAATCCATCGGAACAGACGAGAGAGGAGGTAGTGACTGTTGTTGTTAACCGCGCTGAAATCTCGGTTCTGGACTCAAACTGGACTTGTGTCCCTAGCCAAATTGCTCCTGAAGTGCAACATGACAATACCAAACTATTCACTGGCAGGCATCGCCTTTACTGGAAAGCTTCCATCCCAGCTCTTGGTCTGAGAACATATTACATTGCTAATGGGAACGTCGAATGTGAGAAAGCTACACAGTCTAAACTTAAATACGCTTCTGAGTTTGACCAATTTCCTTGTCCTGCTCCATATTCCTGTTCCAAACTAGACAGCGACGTTACTGAGATCCAAAATGAACATCAGACTCTTGTGTTCGATGTGAAGAACGGATTACTGCGGAAGATAGTCCATAGAAACGGATCAGAGACTGTTGTGGGAGAAGAGATAGGTATGTACTCAAGTCCAGAAAGTGGAGCTTACTTGTTCAAACCAAATGGTGAAGCTCAGCCTATTGTTCAACCTGGTGGACATATAGTCACCTCTGAGGGTCTGCTGGTTCAAGAAGTCTTCTCTTACCCTAAAACCAGATATGAGAAATCACCCCTCTCGCACAAGACTCGTCTTTACACTGGAGGTAATACGCTTCAGGATCTAGTGGTCGAGATAGAATACCATGTTGAGCTTCTAGGTAAGGATTTTAATGACCAGGAATTGATTGTCCGGTACAAGACTGATGTTGACAACAAGAAGGTCTTTTATTCAGATCTCAATGGTTTCCAAATGAGCAGGAGAGAAACTTATGATAAGATCCCTCTTCAAGGAAACTACTACCCGATGCCATCTCTTGCATTTATCCAAGGATCAAACGGTCAGAGATTCTCTGTGCACTCTCGCCAATCTCTCGGTGTTGCAAGCCTCAGAGAGGGTTGGTTGGAGATTATGCTGGACAGACGGTTAGTTCGTGATGACGGACGTGGTCTCGGGCAAGGCGTGATGGACAACCGCGCAATGACCGTGGTTTTTCACCTTCTTGTTGAATCCAACATTTCTCAGTCAGACCATACTTCCAACCCTAACCCTAGGAACCCTTCGCTGCTCTCTCACCTCGTTGGTGCTCACTTGAACTATCCCATAAACACATTCATTGCCAAGAAACCGCAAGACATATCTGTGCGTGGTCCGCAATACGGTTCCTTTGCTCCTTTAGCCAAACCATTACCGTGTGACCTCCACATAGTGAATTTCAAGGTTCCGCGTCCATCCAAATACTCTCAGCAATCGGAAGAAGACAAGCCAAGGTTCGCTCTTATCCTCAACAGACGAGCTTGGGACTCAGCTTATT TTCGTGATGACGGAC CAAACTGCACAAGCGTGGCTAATGAACCGGTGAACTTCTCCGACATGTTCAAAGATCTTGCGGCTACAAAGGTAAAACCAACTTCACTAAATCTCTTGCAAGAAGACATGGAGATATTAGGGTACGACGATCAAGAGCCAACCCGAGATGGTTCATCGCCAAGGGAAGGACGTGTCTCGATCTCTCCCATGGAAATACGAGCTTACAAGCTTGAGCTACGACCTCACAAgtga
- the LOC104735512 gene encoding alpha-mannosidase 2 isoform X1, translated as MPFSSYIGNTRRSSTSGVGGGSGSGWGHSLLPTALSKSKLAINRKPRKRTVVMNFLFANFFVIALVISLLFFFLTLFHFGVPGPFSSRFLTSRSNRIVKPRKNIYRRPLNDSNSGGAVVDITTKDLYDRIEFLDVDGGPWKQGWRVTYKGDEWDKEKLKIFVVPHSHNDPGWKLTVEEYYQRQSRHILDTIVETLSKDSRRKFIWEEMSYLERWWRDASPNKQEALTNLVKNGQLEIVGGGWVMNDEANSHYFAIIEQIAEGNMWLNDTIGVIPKNSWAIDPFGYSSTMAYLLRRMGFENMLIQRTHYELKKDLALHKNLEYIWRQSWDAMETTDIFVHMMPFYSYDIPHTCGPEPAVCCQFDFARMQGFKYELCPWGKHPVETTQENVQERALKLLDQYRKKSSLYRTNTLLIPLGDDFRYISIDEAEAQFRNYQLLFDHINSNPSLNAEAKFGTLEDYFRTLREEADRVNYSLPGEVGSGQVVGFPSLSGDFFTYADRQQDYWSGYYVSRPFFKAVDRVLEHTLRGAEIMMSFVLGYCHRIQCEKFPTSFSYKLTAARRNLALFQHHDGVTGTAKDYVVQDYGTRMHTSLQDLQIFMSKAIEVLLGIRHEKDKSDQSPSFFEAEQVRSKYDARPVHKPIAAREGNSHTVILFNPSEQTREEVVTVVVNRAEISVLDSNWTCVPSQIAPEVQHDNTKLFTGRHRLYWKASIPALGLRTYYIANGNVECEKATQSKLKYASEFDQFPCPAPYSCSKLDSDVTEIQNEHQTLVFDVKNGLLRKIVHRNGSETVVGEEIGMYSSPESGAYLFKPNGEAQPIVQPGGHIVTSEGLLVQEVFSYPKTRYEKSPLSHKTRLYTGGNTLQDLVVEIEYHVELLGKDFNDQELIVRYKTDVDNKKVFYSDLNGFQMSRRETYDKIPLQGNYYPMPSLAFIQGSNGQRFSVHSRQSLGVASLREGWLEIMLDRRLVRDDGRGLGQGVMDNRAMTVVFHLLVESNISQSDHTSNPNPRNPSLLSHLVGAHLNYPINTFIAKKPQDISVRGPQYGSFAPLAKPLPCDLHIVNFKVPRPSKYSQQSEEDKPRFALILNRRAWDSAYCHKGRRANCTSVANEPVNFSDMFKDLAATKVKPTSLNLLQEDMEILGYDDQEPTRDGSSPREGRVSISPMEIRAYKLELRPHK; from the exons ATGCCGTTCTCCTCCTACATCGGCAACACGCGCCGTAGCTCCACCAGCGGAGTCGGCGGCGGAAGCGGCAGCGGATGGGGTCACTCACTCCTCCCAACAGCCTTATCGAAGTCAAAACTAGCGATCAATCGAAAGCCACGAAAACGAACAGTCGTAATGAATTTCTTATTCGCAAACTTCTTCGTCATCGCACTCGTCATCtcactcctcttcttcttccttactCTCTTCCACTTCGGCGTACCTGGACCGTTCTCCTCACGTTTCTTAACCTCCAGATCCAATCGGATCGTGAAGCCACGGAAGAATATATATCGACGGCCTTTAAACGATTCCAATTCAGGAGGCGCCGTAGTTGATATCACTACCAAAGATCTGTACGACAGGATTGAGTTTCTTGATGTAGATGGTGGTCCGTGGAAACAAGGTTGGAGAGTTACGTATAAAGGCGATGAGTGGGACAAAGAGAAGCTTAAAATCTTCGTTGTGCCTCACTCTCATAACGATCCTGGTTGGAAATTAACTGTGGAGGAGTATTATCAGAGACAATCTAGGCATATTTTGGACACCATTGTTGAGACTTTATCTAAG GATTCGAGAAGAAAGTTTATATGGGAGGAGATGTCATATCTGGAGAGATGGTGGAGAGATGCTTCGCCCAATAAACAGGAAGCTTTGACTAACTTGGTCAAGAATGGGCAGTTAGAGATCGTTGGAGGTGGCTGGGTAATGAATGATGAG GCTAATTCACACTATTTTGCCATAATTGAACAG ATCGCAGAGGGTAATATGTGGCTGAATGACACAATTGGGGTTATTCCTAAGAATTCTTGGGCCATAGATCCTTTTGGCTATTCATCAACCATGGCTTATCTCCTCCGCCGTATGGGTTTTGAAAACATGCTGATTCAGAGAACTCATTACGAGCTTAAGAAAGACCTTGCACTGCATAAGAATCTGGAATATATTTGGCGTCAGAGTTGGGACGCTATGGAAACAACTGATATTTTTGTTCACATGATGCCTTTTTATTCATACGATATCCCACACACGTGTGGACCAGAGCCTGCAGTTTGCTGTCAGTTTGATTTTGCTCGGATGCAGGGATTTAAGTATGAACTTTGTCCATGGGGAAAGCACCCAGTGGAGACTACACAAGAAAATGTGCAGGAGAGGGCATTAAAGCTTCTGGATCAGTACAGGAAAAAATCCTCCCTTTATAGAACAAATACCCTTCTTATACCTCTTGGAGATGATTTTAGGTACATCAGTATTGATGAAGCCGAAGCTCAGTTTCGTAACTACCAGCTGTTGTTTGATCACATCAACTCGAATCCTAGTCTAAATGCAGAGGCAAAGTTTGGTACTTTAGAGGATTATTTCAGAACACTCCGAGAAGAAGCTGACAGAGTAAATTACTCTCTTCCTGGTGAGGTTGGCTCTGGTCAGGTTGTTGGTTTCCCTTCTCTGTCAGGTGACTTTTTTACATATGCAGATAGGCAACAAGACTATTGGAGTGGTTATTATGTTTCAAGGCCTTTCTTCAAAGCTGTTGATCGTGTGCTCGAGCATACCCTTCGTGGAGCTGAGATCATGATGTCGTTTGTGTTAGGTTATTGCCATCGAATTCAGTGTGAGAAATTCCCAACTAGCTTTTCGTATAAGCTAACTGCTGCAAGAAGAAATCTAGCTCTTTTCCAGCACCATGATGGGGTAACAGGAACTGCTAAGGATTACGTGGTACAAGATTACGGCACACGGATGCATACTTCATTGCAAGACCTTCAGATCTTTATGTCTAAGGCAATAGAAGTTCTTCTTGGGATCCGTCACGAGAAAGACAAATCTGATCAATCTCCATCATTTTTCGAGGCAGAGCAAGTGAGATCGAAGTATGATGCTCGGCCGGTTCACAAGCCAATTGCTGCGCGGGAAGGGAATTCACACACTGTTATACTCTTCAATCCATCGGAACAGACGAGAGAGGAGGTAGTGACTGTTGTTGTTAACCGCGCTGAAATCTCGGTTCTGGACTCAAACTGGACTTGTGTCCCTAGCCAAATTGCTCCTGAAGTGCAACATGACAATACCAAACTATTCACTGGCAGGCATCGCCTTTACTGGAAAGCTTCCATCCCAGCTCTTGGTCTGAGAACATATTACATTGCTAATGGGAACGTCGAATGTGAGAAAGCTACACAGTCTAAACTTAAATACGCTTCTGAGTTTGACCAATTTCCTTGTCCTGCTCCATATTCCTGTTCCAAACTAGACAGCGACGTTACTGAGATCCAAAATGAACATCAGACTCTTGTGTTCGATGTGAAGAACGGATTACTGCGGAAGATAGTCCATAGAAACGGATCAGAGACTGTTGTGGGAGAAGAGATAGGTATGTACTCAAGTCCAGAAAGTGGAGCTTACTTGTTCAAACCAAATGGTGAAGCTCAGCCTATTGTTCAACCTGGTGGACATATAGTCACCTCTGAGGGTCTGCTGGTTCAAGAAGTCTTCTCTTACCCTAAAACCAGATATGAGAAATCACCCCTCTCGCACAAGACTCGTCTTTACACTGGAGGTAATACGCTTCAGGATCTAGTGGTCGAGATAGAATACCATGTTGAGCTTCTAGGTAAGGATTTTAATGACCAGGAATTGATTGTCCGGTACAAGACTGATGTTGACAACAAGAAGGTCTTTTATTCAGATCTCAATGGTTTCCAAATGAGCAGGAGAGAAACTTATGATAAGATCCCTCTTCAAGGAAACTACTACCCGATGCCATCTCTTGCATTTATCCAAGGATCAAACGGTCAGAGATTCTCTGTGCACTCTCGCCAATCTCTCGGTGTTGCAAGCCTCAGAGAGGGTTG GTTGGAGATTATGCTGGACAGACGGTTAGTTCGTGATGACGGACGTGGTCTCGGGCAAGGCGTGATGGACAACCGCGCAATGACCGTGGTTTTTCACCTTCTTGTTGAATCCAACATTTCTCAGTCAGACCATACTTCCAACCCTAACCCTAGGAACCCTTCGCTGCTCTCTCACCTCGTTGGTGCTCACTTGAACTATCCCATAAACACATTCATTGCCAAGAAACCGCAAGACATATCTGTGCGTGGTCCGCAATACGGTTCCTTTGCTCCTTTAGCCAAACCATTACCGTGTGACCTCCACATAGTGAATTTCAAGGTTCCGCGTCCATCCAAATACTCTCAGCAATCGGAAGAAGACAAGCCAAGGTTCGCTCTTATCCTCAACAGACGAGCTTGGGACTCAGCTTATTGCCATAAAGGAAGAAGAGCAAACTGCACAAGCGTGGCTAATGAACCGGTGAACTTCTCCGACATGTTCAAAGATCTTGCGGCTACAAAGGTAAAACCAACTTCACTAAATCTCTTGCAAGAAGACATGGAGATATTAGGGTACGACGATCAAGAGCCAACCCGAGATGGTTCATCGCCAAGGGAAGGACGTGTCTCGATCTCTCCCATGGAAATACGAGCTTACAAGCTTGAGCTACGACCTCACAAgtga
- the LOC104735512 gene encoding alpha-mannosidase 2 isoform X2, which yields MPFSSYIGNTRRSSTSGVGGGSGSGWGHSLLPTALSKSKLAINRKPRKRTVVMNFLFANFFVIALVISLLFFFLTLFHFGVPGPFSSRFLTSRSNRIVKPRKNIYRRPLNDSNSGGAVVDITTKDLYDRIEFLDVDGGPWKQGWRVTYKGDEWDKEKLKIFVVPHSHNDPGWKLTVEEYYQRQSRHILDTIVETLSKDSRRKFIWEEMSYLERWWRDASPNKQEALTNLVKNGQLEIVGGGWVMNDEANSHYFAIIEQIAEGNMWLNDTIGVIPKNSWAIDPFGYSSTMAYLLRRMGFENMLIQRTHYELKKDLALHKNLEYIWRQSWDAMETTDIFVHMMPFYSYDIPHTCGPEPAVCCQFDFARMQGFKYELCPWGKHPVETTQENVQERALKLLDQYRKKSSLYRTNTLLIPLGDDFRYISIDEAEAQFRNYQLLFDHINSNPSLNAEAKFGTLEDYFRTLREEADRVNYSLPGEVGSGQVVGFPSLSGDFFTYADRQQDYWSGYYVSRPFFKAVDRVLEHTLRGAEIMMSFVLGYCHRIQCEKFPTSFSYKLTAARRNLALFQHHDGVTGTAKDYVVQDYGTRMHTSLQDLQIFMSKAIEVLLGIRHEKDKSDQSPSFFEAEQVRSKYDARPVHKPIAAREGNSHTVILFNPSEQTREEVVTVVVNRAEISVLDSNWTCVPSQIAPEVQHDNTKLFTGRHRLYWKASIPALGLRTYYIANGNVECEKATQSKLKYASEFDQFPCPAPYSCSKLDSDVTEIQNEHQTLVFDVKNGLLRKIVHRNGSETVVGEEIGMYSSPESGAYLFKPNGEAQPIVQPGGHIVTSEGLLVQEVFSYPKTRYEKSPLSHKTRLYTGGNTLQDLVVEIEYHVELLGKDFNDQELIVRYKTDVDNKKVFYSDLNGFQMSRRETYDKIPLQGNYYPMPSLAFIQGSNGQRFSVHSRQSLGVASLREGWLEIMLDRRLVRDDGRGLGQGVMDNRAMTVVFHLLVESNISQSDHTSNPNPRNPSLLSHLVGAHLNYPINTFIAKKPQDISVRGPQYGSFAPLAKPLPCDLHIVNFKVPRPSKYSQQSEEDKPRFALILNRRAWDSAYCHKGRRANCTSVANEPVNFSDMFKDLAATKVKPTSLNLLQEDMEILGYDDQEPTRDGSSPREGRVSISPMEIRAYKLELRPHK from the exons ATGCCGTTCTCCTCCTACATCGGCAACACGCGCCGTAGCTCCACCAGCGGAGTCGGCGGCGGAAGCGGCAGCGGATGGGGTCACTCACTCCTCCCAACAGCCTTATCGAAGTCAAAACTAGCGATCAATCGAAAGCCACGAAAACGAACAGTCGTAATGAATTTCTTATTCGCAAACTTCTTCGTCATCGCACTCGTCATCtcactcctcttcttcttccttactCTCTTCCACTTCGGCGTACCTGGACCGTTCTCCTCACGTTTCTTAACCTCCAGATCCAATCGGATCGTGAAGCCACGGAAGAATATATATCGACGGCCTTTAAACGATTCCAATTCAGGAGGCGCCGTAGTTGATATCACTACCAAAGATCTGTACGACAGGATTGAGTTTCTTGATGTAGATGGTGGTCCGTGGAAACAAGGTTGGAGAGTTACGTATAAAGGCGATGAGTGGGACAAAGAGAAGCTTAAAATCTTCGTTGTGCCTCACTCTCATAACGATCCTGGTTGGAAATTAACTGTGGAGGAGTATTATCAGAGACAATCTAGGCATATTTTGGACACCATTGTTGAGACTTTATCTAAG GATTCGAGAAGAAAGTTTATATGGGAGGAGATGTCATATCTGGAGAGATGGTGGAGAGATGCTTCGCCCAATAAACAGGAAGCTTTGACTAACTTGGTCAAGAATGGGCAGTTAGAGATCGTTGGAGGTGGCTGGGTAATGAATGATGAG GCTAATTCACACTATTTTGCCATAATTGAACAG ATCGCAGAGGGTAATATGTGGCTGAATGACACAATTGGGGTTATTCCTAAGAATTCTTGGGCCATAGATCCTTTTGGCTATTCATCAACCATGGCTTATCTCCTCCGCCGTATGGGTTTTGAAAACATGCTGATTCAGAGAACTCATTACGAGCTTAAGAAAGACCTTGCACTGCATAAGAATCTGGAATATATTTGGCGTCAGAGTTGGGACGCTATGGAAACAACTGATATTTTTGTTCACATGATGCCTTTTTATTCATACGATATCCCACACACGTGTGGACCAGAGCCTGCAGTTTGCTGTCAGTTTGATTTTGCTCGGATGCAGGGATTTAAGTATGAACTTTGTCCATGGGGAAAGCACCCAGTGGAGACTACACAAGAAAATGTGCAGGAGAGGGCATTAAAGCTTCTGGATCAGTACAGGAAAAAATCCTCCCTTTATAGAACAAATACCCTTCTTATACCTCTTGGAGATGATTTTAGGTACATCAGTATTGATGAAGCCGAAGCTCAGTTTCGTAACTACCAGCTGTTGTTTGATCACATCAACTCGAATCCTAGTCTAAATGCAGAGGCAAAGTTTGGTACTTTAGAGGATTATTTCAGAACACTCCGAGAAGAAGCTGACAGAGTAAATTACTCTCTTCCTGGTGAGGTTGGCTCTGGTCAGGTTGTTGGTTTCCCTTCTCTGTCAGGTGACTTTTTTACATATGCAGATAGGCAACAAGACTATTGGAGTGGTTATTATGTTTCAAGGCCTTTCTTCAAAGCTGTTGATCGTGTGCTCGAGCATACCCTTCGTGGAGCTGAGATCATGATGTCGTTTGTGTTAGGTTATTGCCATCGAATTCAGTGTGAGAAATTCCCAACTAGCTTTTCGTATAAGCTAACTGCTGCAAGAAGAAATCTAGCTCTTTTCCAGCACCATGATGGGGTAACAGGAACTGCTAAGGATTACGTGGTACAAGATTACGGCACACGGATGCATACTTCATTGCAAGACCTTCAGATCTTTATGTCTAAGGCAATAGAAGTTCTTCTTGGGATCCGTCACGAGAAAGACAAATCTGATCAATCTCCATCATTTTTCGAGGCAGAGCAAGTGAGATCGAAGTATGATGCTCGGCCGGTTCACAAGCCAATTGCTGCGCGGGAAGGGAATTCACACACTGTTATACTCTTCAATCCATCGGAACAGACGAGAGAGGAGGTAGTGACTGTTGTTGTTAACCGCGCTGAAATCTCGGTTCTGGACTCAAACTGGACTTGTGTCCCTAGCCAAATTGCTCCTGAAGTGCAACATGACAATACCAAACTATTCACTGGCAGGCATCGCCTTTACTGGAAAGCTTCCATCCCAGCTCTTGGTCTGAGAACATATTACATTGCTAATGGGAACGTCGAATGTGAGAAAGCTACACAGTCTAAACTTAAATACGCTTCTGAGTTTGACCAATTTCCTTGTCCTGCTCCATATTCCTGTTCCAAACTAGACAGCGACGTTACTGAGATCCAAAATGAACATCAGACTCTTGTGTTCGATGTGAAGAACGGATTACTGCGGAAGATAGTCCATAGAAACGGATCAGAGACTGTTGTGGGAGAAGAGATAGGTATGTACTCAAGTCCAGAAAGTGGAGCTTACTTGTTCAAACCAAATGGTGAAGCTCAGCCTATTGTTCAACCTGGTGGACATATAGTCACCTCTGAGGGTCTGCTGGTTCAAGAAGTCTTCTCTTACCCTAAAACCAGATATGAGAAATCACCCCTCTCGCACAAGACTCGTCTTTACACTGGAGGTAATACGCTTCAGGATCTAGTGGTCGAGATAGAATACCATGTTGAGCTTCTAGGTAAGGATTTTAATGACCAGGAATTGATTGTCCGGTACAAGACTGATGTTGACAACAAGAAGGTCTTTTATTCAGATCTCAATGGTTTCCAAATGAGCAGGAGAGAAACTTATGATAAGATCCCTCTTCAAGGAAACTACTACCCGATGCCATCTCTTGCATTTATCCAAGGATCAAACGGTCAGAGATTCTCTGTGCACTCTCGCCAATCTCTCGGTGTTGCAAGCCTCAGAGAGGGTTGGTTGGAGATTATGCTGGACAGACGGTTAGTTCGTGATGACGGACGTGGTCTCGGGCAAGGCGTGATGGACAACCGCGCAATGACCGTGGTTTTTCACCTTCTTGTTGAATCCAACATTTCTCAGTCAGACCATACTTCCAACCCTAACCCTAGGAACCCTTCGCTGCTCTCTCACCTCGTTGGTGCTCACTTGAACTATCCCATAAACACATTCATTGCCAAGAAACCGCAAGACATATCTGTGCGTGGTCCGCAATACGGTTCCTTTGCTCCTTTAGCCAAACCATTACCGTGTGACCTCCACATAGTGAATTTCAAG GTTCCGCGTCCATCCAAATACTCTCAGCAATCGGAAGAAGACAAGCCAAGGTTCGCTCTTATCCTCAACAGACGAGCTTGGGACTCAGCTTATTGCCATAAAGGAAGAAGAGCAAACTGCACAAGCGTGGCTAATGAACCGGTGAACTTCTCCGACATGTTCAAAGATCTTGCGGCTACAAAGGTAAAACCAACTTCACTAAATCTCTTGCAAGAAGACATGGAGATATTAGGGTACGACGATCAAGAGCCAACCCGAGATGGTTCATCGCCAAGGGAAGGACGTGTCTCGATCTCTCCCATGGAAATACGAGCTTACAAGCTTGAGCTACGACCTCACAAgtga